The genome window GTCGACACCGACGAGCCGTACGGTGCGCCCGCCCGCCTCGACGACCGCGCGGGCGTTGTCCAGGTCGAGCCAGCCCGCCCCGGTCAGGGCGCCGACCAGGTCGTCGGTGGGCAGGGGGTGCGGCTCGGGCCGAGGGTCGCTCGGCGCGGCGAAGTAGCGCAGGGGGTTGCGCGGCGTCGGCGCGAAGTAGTCGTTCGAGCCGAGCACGAAGGCGCCGGGTCGCCGCAGCAGCCCGCCGAGGGCGTCGAGCACGGCGGGGACGGCGTCGACGTGGGCGAGCATGTCGCCGGTCACGACGGTGAGGTCGGGCTCGAGCGCCGCGAGGCCCTGCACCCACCTGCGCTCGGCGGTCCGGCCCGGCGTCAGGTGGAGGTCGGACAGGTGCAGGACGCGCAGCGGCGTCTCGCCCGGGCGCAGCACGGGCACGCTCGCACGCCGCAGCACGAACGCACGGGTCTCCAGCAGCGACCACGCGAGCGCCCCGGCGCCGAGCGCCGCGACCCCGGCGACCGTGCGGGTCAGCCTCCCCGGCACGTCAGGCGCGCGAGCCCGTGAGCTCCGCGGCGACGAGCTCGGCGATCTCGGCGGTGTTGAGCGCGGCGCCC of Aquipuribacter sp. SD81 contains these proteins:
- a CDS encoding metallophosphoesterase, encoding MPGRLTRTVAGVAALGAGALAWSLLETRAFVLRRASVPVLRPGETPLRVLHLSDLHLTPGRTAERRWVQGLAALEPDLTVVTGDMLAHVDAVPAVLDALGGLLRRPGAFVLGSNDYFAPTPRNPLRYFAAPSDPRPEPHPLPTDDLVGALTGAGWLDLDNARAVVEAGGRTVRLVGVDDPHLRRDRLPDPEPGRHADGLRLGVTHAPYQRVLDAMTVDGADLVLAGHTHGGQVRVPGVGALVTNCDLSRRYARGLFAWSPPGAAPDRFAPAPSAWVNVSAGLGTSPFAPVRFACRPEASLLTLVPAADTRRVHSA